In the Shewanella sp. OMA3-2 genome, one interval contains:
- the murG gene encoding undecaprenyldiphospho-muramoylpentapeptide beta-N-acetylglucosaminyltransferase yields the protein MTDENTNNSAVAYSHSPRLLVMAGGTGGHVFPALAVAKHLAASGWQVRWLGTADRMEARLVPQHGFDIEFIDIKGVRGNGLLCKLAAPFKVVRAIIQSKAVIDDFKPNVVLGMGGFASGPGGVAAKLAGVPIVLHEQNAIPGLTNKLLSKIASKVLCAFNNTFSSDIKNVEVVGNPIRQELVSLGALDKPLNEDALKVLVVGGSLGAKALNETLPDAVALLATQHSITVWHQVGKNNLDAVKAAYQQLNQLDKVNVAEFIDDMEAAYRWADVVVCRSGALTVSELAAVGLPSILVPYPHAVDDHQTRNAAVLVDAHAGFLVPQTELNAKLLAEKLQLFASDRQVLLQMGLKARGVAVLDATQRVAAICAAVAKKG from the coding sequence ATGACAGATGAAAATACCAATAACAGTGCAGTTGCTTATAGCCACTCTCCAAGATTATTAGTCATGGCTGGCGGTACCGGCGGTCATGTTTTTCCGGCATTAGCCGTTGCTAAACATTTAGCTGCCAGTGGCTGGCAAGTACGTTGGTTAGGTACTGCAGACCGTATGGAAGCGCGCTTAGTGCCACAACATGGTTTTGATATTGAGTTTATTGATATTAAAGGCGTACGTGGCAACGGCCTGCTGTGTAAATTAGCGGCACCGTTTAAAGTGGTGCGCGCTATTATTCAATCCAAAGCCGTTATAGACGATTTTAAGCCAAATGTGGTGTTGGGCATGGGTGGATTTGCCAGTGGGCCTGGTGGTGTGGCAGCTAAGTTAGCTGGCGTTCCAATTGTATTGCATGAACAAAATGCCATTCCAGGTCTGACAAATAAATTACTGTCAAAAATTGCCAGCAAGGTTTTATGTGCTTTTAACAACACGTTTTCGAGTGATATTAAAAATGTTGAAGTGGTAGGTAATCCAATCAGACAAGAGTTAGTGTCATTGGGCGCACTAGACAAACCGCTTAATGAGGATGCCCTAAAAGTATTGGTCGTAGGGGGAAGTTTAGGTGCCAAGGCTCTTAATGAAACCTTACCAGATGCGGTTGCTCTGTTAGCTACACAACACTCAATAACAGTTTGGCATCAAGTGGGTAAAAATAACTTAGATGCTGTTAAAGCGGCATATCAGCAATTAAACCAGCTTGATAAAGTGAATGTGGCTGAATTTATTGATGATATGGAAGCCGCATACCGTTGGGCGGATGTGGTAGTGTGCCGCTCAGGGGCATTAACGGTATCTGAATTAGCCGCTGTAGGTTTACCAAGTATATTAGTGCCTTATCCACATGCAGTTGATGATCATCAAACTAGAAACGCAGCTGTGTTAGTGGATGCACATGCGGGATTTTTAGTACCGCAAACAGAATTGAATGCAAAATTGCTTGCTGAAAAATTGCAGCTATTTGCCAGTGATAGACAAGTATTGCTCCAAATGGGGCTAAAAGCACGGGGCGTAGCCGTGTTAGATGCCACTCAAAGAGTTGCAGCTATATGCGCCGCGGTAGCGAAAAAGGGTTGA
- the ftsW gene encoding cell division protein FtsW has translation MASNEQQLSLFKQGLKGIWPSLLDDNNAGVELYDRTFLAAIIGLMCFGFVMVMSASMPEAEKLTGNPFHFIYRHIFYLIGCIVIAFAVLKVEVSHWEKNSGMLMIGVLIMLFAVLVVGTSVNGARRWLAIGPVRIQVAELAKFVFIVYMAGYLVRRHGELRENRKGFYKPIGVYVLFAVLILLQPDLGTVVVLFVCTVSLLFLAGARITDFMVLVLLGIATFVLLVLFEPYRMRRVTSFMDPWEDPFGSGYQLTQSLMAYGRGDWFGQGLGNSIQKLAYLPEAHTDFIFAVIGEELGFMGIIAVLLVMFFIALRAIRLGNLCLQMQRPFESYVAYGVGIWICFQTVVNVGASIGMLPTKGLTLPFISYGGSSLWVMTAAVMLLVRIDHERRVSLIQAVQGRAKQ, from the coding sequence ATGGCCAGTAATGAGCAGCAATTAAGCTTATTCAAACAAGGTCTGAAAGGAATTTGGCCATCATTGCTTGATGATAATAACGCTGGAGTGGAGCTTTACGATCGCACATTTTTAGCGGCCATCATTGGCTTGATGTGTTTCGGCTTTGTGATGGTAATGTCGGCTTCTATGCCTGAGGCCGAGAAGTTAACCGGTAACCCGTTTCACTTTATATACCGACATATATTTTATCTTATTGGCTGTATTGTCATTGCCTTTGCTGTGTTGAAAGTTGAGGTGAGTCACTGGGAAAAAAATAGTGGCATGCTGATGATAGGCGTGTTGATCATGTTATTTGCTGTATTAGTGGTGGGTACATCGGTCAATGGTGCCAGACGTTGGTTGGCTATTGGACCTGTGCGCATTCAGGTAGCTGAACTGGCAAAGTTTGTTTTTATTGTTTATATGGCGGGTTACTTGGTTCGTCGACATGGCGAGTTAAGAGAAAACCGTAAAGGCTTTTACAAACCTATCGGTGTTTATGTGTTATTTGCGGTGTTAATCCTACTGCAACCCGACTTAGGGACTGTAGTGGTATTATTCGTTTGTACCGTCAGTTTATTATTTTTGGCCGGAGCTCGAATCACTGATTTTATGGTGTTGGTATTATTAGGAATAGCCACTTTTGTGTTATTGGTGCTATTTGAACCTTACCGAATGCGACGGGTAACCTCTTTTATGGATCCATGGGAAGACCCGTTTGGCAGTGGTTATCAGTTAACTCAATCGTTAATGGCTTATGGTCGGGGTGATTGGTTTGGTCAAGGGTTAGGCAATAGTATTCAAAAGTTAGCTTACTTACCTGAGGCTCACACTGACTTTATTTTTGCTGTCATTGGTGAAGAACTTGGATTTATGGGCATTATTGCCGTGCTATTAGTGATGTTTTTTATTGCACTGCGCGCCATTAGATTGGGTAATCTATGTTTACAAATGCAACGGCCATTTGAAAGCTATGTCGCTTATGGTGTCGGTATTTGGATTTGTTTTCAAACCGTGGTTAATGTCGGCGCAAGTATCGGTATGTTGCCAACAAAAGGGCTAACATTACCCTTTATTAGTTATGGTGGTAGTAGCTTGTGGGTCATGACGGCCGCGGTAATGTTGTTAGTCAGAATTGATCATGAAAGGCGTGTCAGTTTAATTCAAGCAGTACAAGGGAGGGCTAAACAATGA
- the murC gene encoding UDP-N-acetylmuramate--L-alanine ligase: protein MTKTEKYAQLRSMIPEMRRVKRIHFVGIGGAGMGGIAEVLVNEGYQISGSDIAVNNVTERLARLGAKILIGHQANNVVDVDVVVVSTAIDKQNPEILAAQENRTPIVRRAEMLAELMRYRHGVAIAGTHGKTTTTSLIASVYGEAQRDPTFVIGGLLNSAGTNARLGTSRYLIAEADESDASFLHLQPMVSVVTNIEADHMDTYGGDFEVLKTTFVDFLHNLPFYGVAVMCIDDLVIQEILPRVGRQIVTYGFSEDADVRASNFVQQGHQSRFTAHRKDRPDLDIVLNLPGAHNVLNSLAAIAVASEDEIDDASIVKALAGFEGIGRRFQHLGEFDTPNGKVMLVDDYGHHPSEVLATIKAARAGWPDKRLVMAYQPHRYSRTRDLYEDFVEVLSQVDCLLLLDVYAAGENPIPGADGRALCRSIRVRGQVDPIFISGPDQLASVLPDVLQDGDLLLTQGAGNIGALSRELASSELGFKPA, encoded by the coding sequence ATGACAAAGACAGAAAAGTACGCACAGCTTCGTAGCATGATCCCCGAAATGAGACGGGTCAAGCGGATTCATTTTGTTGGCATCGGTGGTGCTGGCATGGGTGGTATTGCTGAAGTGTTAGTCAATGAAGGCTATCAAATTAGTGGCTCAGACATTGCTGTAAATAATGTTACTGAACGTTTGGCACGTTTAGGGGCAAAAATTCTTATTGGTCATCAGGCTAACAATGTTGTTGATGTTGATGTTGTTGTTGTTTCCACGGCAATTGATAAGCAGAACCCTGAGATTCTAGCCGCACAGGAAAATCGCACCCCAATCGTACGTCGTGCTGAAATGTTAGCAGAATTGATGCGTTATCGTCATGGTGTAGCCATTGCCGGTACTCATGGCAAAACCACAACCACTAGCTTAATTGCCAGTGTTTATGGTGAAGCGCAACGCGATCCTACCTTTGTTATTGGCGGTTTGTTAAACAGTGCTGGTACCAATGCACGTTTAGGCACAAGCCGATATTTGATTGCTGAAGCAGATGAAAGTGACGCCAGCTTCTTGCATTTGCAGCCAATGGTCAGTGTTGTTACCAACATTGAAGCTGATCATATGGACACCTATGGTGGCGACTTTGAAGTCCTGAAAACTACATTTGTGGATTTTTTACATAACTTACCATTTTACGGTGTCGCCGTAATGTGTATTGATGACCTGGTAATTCAAGAGATTTTACCGCGAGTTGGCCGTCAAATTGTGACCTATGGTTTTAGTGAAGATGCCGATGTAAGGGCGAGTAACTTTGTTCAGCAAGGGCATCAATCACGCTTTACCGCGCACAGAAAAGACCGACCCGATTTAGATATAGTATTGAACTTACCTGGAGCACATAATGTGCTCAACTCTTTAGCTGCTATCGCAGTGGCCAGTGAAGATGAGATAGATGATGCTTCTATTGTGAAAGCATTAGCAGGGTTTGAAGGCATTGGACGTCGATTCCAGCACTTAGGTGAGTTTGATACTCCCAATGGTAAGGTCATGTTAGTAGATGACTATGGTCATCATCCAAGTGAAGTACTTGCCACCATTAAAGCTGCACGTGCAGGTTGGCCTGATAAACGGTTAGTGATGGCTTACCAGCCACATCGTTATAGTCGTACACGCGATCTATACGAAGACTTTGTAGAGGTATTATCGCAAGTCGATTGTTTACTTTTACTTGATGTATACGCCGCGGGCGAGAACCCGATACCAGGTGCAGATGGCCGAGCATTATGTCGTTCAATTCGCGTGCGTGGTCAGGTTGACCCAATATTTATTTCAGGCCCAGATCAACTTGCAAGTGTATTACCTGATGTATTGCAAGACGGTGATTTATTGTTAACACAAGGTGCCGGTAATATTGGTGCGTTATCGCGTGAGTTAGCAAGTAGTGAACTGGGATTTAAACCAGCATAA